The following are encoded together in the Flavobacterium sp. TR2 genome:
- a CDS encoding DNA cytosine methyltransferase has protein sequence MKKKLTFGSVCSGIEASQLAFSPFGYQQLWSSEIAEFPSKVLNHHYPNIPNLGNMTELPEMILQGKVQAPDLFCGGTPCQAFSLAGWKNGLEDKRGQLTITFIEIANAIDEIRKKEKKDRSIVLWENVEGVLNDKTNAFGNFIAGLAGFDDEIKVNKWTKSGYLEGKSRNVAWRVIDAKYFGLPQQRKRLYVLAGGKDFRPDQVLFEFDTQNIVKEIKANKQEKSNENVFNLFSESNPKKEKLVENVFYKNNNKFEFFREYTDCLYAAYGTKWNGNAAAYNGSLYIAQEDRIRRLTPLECERLMGFPDNYTSVNGNSNTNRYQAIGNSWAIPVIKWIGSQINNFLNQKSNQEITCWYKSTKKAFNNLDADLFLLENVISINQKLYLNSSAIPNTPIESSIKDIIQVDNVPEKFYLSPQACKGILRRKAERNIKMNIQLEKLMTEISLSEKTLKQA, from the coding sequence ATGAAAAAAAAATTAACTTTTGGCAGCGTTTGCTCAGGCATCGAAGCTTCTCAATTAGCTTTTTCTCCTTTTGGATATCAGCAATTGTGGAGTTCCGAAATTGCGGAATTTCCATCAAAAGTTTTAAATCATCACTACCCTAATATTCCCAATTTAGGGAATATGACCGAGCTTCCTGAAATGATATTGCAAGGAAAAGTACAAGCACCAGATCTATTTTGCGGCGGCACACCATGCCAAGCTTTTTCACTTGCAGGCTGGAAAAATGGCTTAGAAGACAAAAGAGGACAACTTACTATTACATTTATTGAAATTGCTAATGCAATTGATGAAATAAGAAAAAAGGAAAAAAAAGATCGCTCTATAGTTCTTTGGGAGAACGTAGAAGGGGTTTTAAACGATAAGACAAATGCATTTGGGAATTTTATTGCAGGACTTGCTGGCTTTGATGATGAAATTAAAGTTAATAAATGGACCAAATCAGGTTATTTAGAAGGAAAAAGCAGAAATGTTGCTTGGAGAGTTATTGACGCGAAATATTTCGGCTTACCGCAGCAAAGAAAACGATTATATGTGCTTGCAGGCGGCAAAGACTTTAGACCTGACCAAGTTTTATTTGAATTTGACACTCAAAATATTGTAAAGGAAATTAAAGCTAATAAACAAGAAAAATCAAACGAAAATGTTTTTAATTTATTCTCTGAAAGCAATCCAAAAAAAGAAAAACTTGTTGAAAATGTATTTTACAAAAACAACAATAAGTTTGAATTTTTCAGAGAATATACAGACTGTCTTTATGCCGCATATGGTACAAAATGGAATGGCAACGCAGCCGCATATAATGGCTCTTTATATATCGCACAAGAAGACAGAATTAGAAGACTTACACCTTTAGAATGTGAGAGATTAATGGGGTTTCCTGACAATTACACTTCAGTAAATGGCAATAGCAACACAAATCGTTATCAAGCAATTGGAAACTCTTGGGCTATACCAGTTATAAAATGGATAGGCAGTCAAATAAACAACTTTTTAAACCAAAAATCAAATCAAGAAATAACTTGTTGGTACAAATCAACCAAAAAGGCATTTAATAATTTAGATGCAGACCTATTTCTTCTTGAAAATGTGATTTCAATAAATCAAAAACTATATCTAAACAGCTCGGCAATTCCAAATACTCCTATTGAAAGCTCAATTAAAGACATTATTCAAGTTGATAATGTTCCCGAAAAATTTTATTTAAGCCCTCAAGCTTGCAAAGGAATTTTAAGACGCAAAGCCGAAAGAAACATTAAAATGAACATCCAACTTGAAAAATTAATGACTGAAATTAGCTTGTCAGAAAAAACATTAAAACAGGCATAA
- a CDS encoding helix-turn-helix domain-containing protein, whose product MISKHNILNIFGENVRKHRRHLNISQEELAHRADLHRTYIGMIERAEKNITLINMEKIANALRVNIEDLLKISNNGNNN is encoded by the coding sequence ATGATTTCAAAACACAACATATTAAATATTTTTGGAGAGAACGTTAGAAAACATAGACGGCATCTCAATATTTCCCAAGAAGAGCTGGCACACCGTGCGGACCTTCACAGAACATATATCGGCATGATTGAACGAGCAGAAAAAAATATCACGCTCATTAATATGGAAAAAATTGCTAACGCTTTACGGGTCAACATTGAAGATCTTTTAAAAATCAGCAATAATGGAAATAACAATTGA
- a CDS encoding dipeptidase — protein sequence MENIKSYVQQHKDRFINELIELLKIPSVSADTAYSQDVIDTAEAVKESLSKAGCDYVETCDTPGYPIIYGEKIIDPNLPTVLVYGHYDVQPPDPLELWTSPPFEPVIKTTEIHPEGAIFARGACDDKGQMYMHVKALELMVQSNTLPCNVKFMIEGEEEVGSASLAWFVERNQEKLKNDVILISDTGMISNQQPSITTGLRGLSYVEVEVTGPNRDLHSGLYGGAVANPINILAKMIASLHDENNHITIPGFYDKVEELSAEERAEMAKAPFSLEKYKNALNIADVYGEKGYVTNERNSIRPTLDVNGIWGGYTGEGAKTVIASKAFAKISMRLVPNQEWEEITELFTKHFTSLAPAGVTVKVTPHHGGQGYVTPIDSIGYQAANKAYTETFGVPAIPVRSGGSIPIVALFEKELKSKTILMGFGLDSDAIHSPNEHFGIFNYLKGIETIPLFYKYFVELSK from the coding sequence ATGGAAAATATTAAGTCCTACGTTCAACAACATAAAGATCGGTTTATCAACGAATTGATCGAATTATTAAAGATTCCGTCGGTTAGTGCCGACACTGCATATTCTCAAGATGTTATTGACACAGCAGAGGCTGTAAAAGAAAGTTTATCAAAAGCAGGGTGCGATTATGTCGAAACTTGCGACACTCCAGGTTACCCAATTATCTACGGAGAAAAAATTATAGATCCAAATCTTCCAACGGTTTTAGTTTACGGCCACTACGACGTACAGCCGCCAGATCCATTAGAATTATGGACTTCGCCACCTTTTGAACCCGTTATTAAAACAACAGAGATTCACCCAGAAGGAGCTATCTTCGCGCGTGGAGCGTGTGACGACAAAGGTCAGATGTATATGCACGTAAAAGCGCTTGAATTAATGGTGCAAAGCAATACGTTGCCTTGTAATGTAAAATTCATGATTGAAGGTGAAGAAGAAGTTGGTTCGGCAAGTTTGGCTTGGTTCGTAGAGCGCAATCAGGAAAAACTGAAAAACGACGTGATCTTGATTTCAGATACAGGAATGATTTCAAACCAGCAGCCATCTATCACAACAGGTTTAAGAGGTTTGAGCTATGTTGAGGTAGAGGTTACAGGCCCAAATCGCGATTTGCATTCAGGTTTATACGGAGGAGCTGTGGCGAATCCAATTAATATTTTGGCTAAAATGATTGCTTCACTTCACGACGAAAACAATCATATTACAATTCCGGGATTTTATGATAAAGTAGAAGAATTATCTGCAGAAGAAAGAGCAGAAATGGCAAAAGCGCCTTTCAGCTTAGAAAAATATAAAAATGCTTTGAATATTGCTGATGTTTACGGCGAAAAAGGATATGTGACCAACGAGCGCAACTCCATCCGTCCGACTTTAGACGTAAACGGAATCTGGGGCGGTTATACTGGCGAAGGTGCTAAAACGGTTATTGCGAGCAAAGCTTTCGCTAAAATTTCGATGCGTTTGGTTCCAAATCAGGAATGGGAAGAGATTACAGAACTTTTCACCAAACATTTTACAAGCCTTGCTCCAGCTGGAGTTACGGTAAAAGTTACGCCTCACCACGGTGGTCAAGGTTATGTAACGCCAATTGACAGTATTGGTTATCAGGCTGCCAATAAAGCATATACAGAAACGTTTGGAGTTCCTGCAATTCCGGTTCGTTCTGGAGGAAGTATTCCGATTGTAGCTTTGTTCGAAAAAGAATTAAAAAGCAAAACCATCCTAATGGGATTTGGTTTGGACAGCGATGCGATTCACTCGCCAAATGAACATTTCGGAATTTTTAATTACTTGAAAGGTATTGAGACTATTCCTTTGTTTTACAAGTATTTTGTGGAATT